The Myxocyprinus asiaticus isolate MX2 ecotype Aquarium Trade chromosome 31, UBuf_Myxa_2, whole genome shotgun sequence genome has a segment encoding these proteins:
- the LOC127422321 gene encoding olfactory receptor 1-like: MENFSIIVSFELTMDPFCIPPGVKVPIFFFGIFMYLVSAFCNLTLLLLIMLQQSLHKPMYFIMFNLPLNDLVGITSMLPKVLSDIVTETSYTYYPLCVLQAALLHMYGGGVLFILAAMAFDRYVAICMPLRYNALMTPKVVVTIVSLVWGLDLFFIVLLFSLQGNHPRCRSNIMNVFCDNPSLLKLTCSNTTVNNIIGLFNTAVMQVISVSIQAFSYVKILITCLATSRSEAKSKAINTCLSQLAIFIMYEIFTTFTILSYRFKNVNPDLQKIMGMLIFIVPPLLNPIVYGLNSHEVRSNLQKILRRKIYM; the protein is encoded by the coding sequence ATGGAGAACTTTTCCATCATAGTCAGTTTTGAGCTGACCATGGATCCATTTTGCATTCCTCCAGGAGTCAAAGTTCCCATATTTTTCTTTGGCATTTTCATGTATTTAGTTAGTGCTTTTTGTAATCTGACATTGCTGCTCCTCATTATGTTGCAGCAAAGTCTCCATAAGCCAATGTATTTCATTATGTTCAACCTTCCACTGAATGATCTTGTTGGAATCACCTCCATGCTTCCCAAGGTTCTGTCTGACATTGTGACTGAAACCAGTTATACATACTATCCCCTCTGTGTGCTTCAGGCTGCTTTGCTCCACATGTATGGGGGAGGTGTTTTGTTCATCCTGGCTGCCATGGCTTTTGATCGTTACGTTGCAATTTGTATGCCTCTGCGATATAATGCTCTTATGACACCAAAGGTTGTGGTGACAATTGTGTCTCTTGTTTGGGGCCTTGACCTGTTTTTCATAGTTTTGCTGTTCTCCTTACAGGGAAATCACCCCAGATGCAGATCTAACATTATGAATGTGTTTTGTGACAACCCTTCTCTCCTTAAACTGACTTGTAGCAATACCACAGTCAATAACATTATAGGTTTGTTCAACACTGCCGTAATGCAGGTTATTAGTGTTTCTATTCAAGCATTTTCCTATGTAAAGATTTTGATCACCTGCTTGGCCACGAGTAGATCTGAAGCAAAGAGCAAGGCCATCAACACCTGTCTTTCCCAACTGGCCATTTTCATCATGTATGAGATTTTCACAACTTTCACCATCCTGTCCTATAGGTTCAAAAATGTAAACCCTGATCTTCAAAAGATAATGGGGATGCTCATTTTCATAGTGCCTCCACTTCTGAATCCAATAGTTTATGGATTAAACAGCCATGAAGTACGAAGTAATCTCCAAAAAATCTTACGCAGGAAAATctatatgtaa